Genomic window (Elusimicrobiaceae bacterium):
ACAATACTAATAAAAAAAAAAATAAAAAATAAAATGTCAAACTCAGAAGACGAAAAAAAATACGTCATTAGTTTAGATCTCGGCGGTTCAAACTCAACCTTCGGAATAGTCAATAAAAAAGGCGAAATTCTCCGTCGTATAAACATAAGCACTCAAACCCACGAAAACGCAGAAGATTACATACAAGCAAGCATCGAAGCACTAAAACCTTTAATCGCAGAATTCGGCCGAGAAAATATATACGCAATGGGCATCGGCGCCCCAAACGCAAACTACTACAAAGGCACAATAGAACACGCAGTGAACATATCATGGGCCCACACAACAATCGTACCAATCTGCCAAAAATTCTCAGAAAAATTAGATAATCTACCCTGCTTCCTCACAAACGACGCCAAAGCCGCTGCCCTCGGGGAAAAGAACTTCGGGGTGGCTAAAGGAATGAAAGACTTTATAATGATCACATTAGGAACTGGATTAGGAACCGGTATAATAGCCAATGGAGAGATAGTATATGGTCATGATGGATGTGCAGGAGAGTTAGGTCATTTAACTATAGATTATACAGAGAATGCGAGGCAATGTTTATGTGGAAAAAAAGGGTGTTTAGAGGCCTATGCAAGTGCCAAAGGGATGATTAATACTACACAGGAATTGCTTAATAAACATCCGGAATTGGAAAGTAAATTAAGAGATTTGAGGGAAGATGAAATGAATGCGTATGAAATATATTTAGCAGCGAAAAAGGGGGATATTATTGCTAATAAGGTGTTTGAAATAACGGGGGATGTGTTGGGTAAGGCTTGTGCTAATTTTACGTTGTTTTCCTCGCCTGAAGCGTATATATTTTTTGGAAGTTTGAGTGAGTCGAAGAATATTTTGTTGCCTATTATTGAGTTGGTGTATAATAATAATGTGA
Coding sequences:
- a CDS encoding ROK family protein, whose product is MSNSEDEKKYVISLDLGGSNSTFGIVNKKGEILRRINISTQTHENAEDYIQASIEALKPLIAEFGRENIYAMGIGAPNANYYKGTIEHAVNISWAHTTIVPICQKFSEKLDNLPCFLTNDAKAAALGEKNFGVAKGMKDFIMITLGTGLGTGIIANGEIVYGHDGCAGELGHLTIDYTENARQCLCGKKGCLEAYASAKGMINTTQELLNKHPELESKLRDLREDEMNAYEIYLAAKKGDIIANKVFEITGDVLGKACANFTLFSSPEAYIFFGSLSESKNILLPIIELVYNNNVMKVFKNKAKFLLSGIKGSDAALLGAAALAWEGIEKKNNVK